The genome window AATACGCCATATGATGCTCTCTTTCCTATTTATCCTCAAGCAATATTTGTATTTTCATCTTTCCAAGCGCAATGATATCTCCATTATTTAGATTCTGTTCCACATTGGGAGAGAGCTTCTTCCCGTTGATGTACGTGCCGTTGGCGGAACCGAGGTCCATGAAAATGAGGCGGGCGCCATCCCTTTTGATAACCGCATGCAAACGCGATACTCCCGCAGCATAGGCTTTATATGGTGAAAGGTCGATATCAGGCATGATCGGCTGACCCTCGCTGATGCGCCCAATGGTAAATTCGTTGCCCGAGGAAAGTGGAAGCACCTGCCCGGTATCCAGCAGGTGGAGACTTCCCCACGCCTCCCCCCCGTCGAACGATTGATACAGATCTCCTGTGGATACCTTGCTATCCCTGAATTTGTCATCGGAAATCGTTTGGGTGGTAAAGGAATCCTTGCCAACCAATTGAGCCCCGCACTCGGCACAAAACATTGCCCCGTCCATGTTTGCATGCTTACAACTCGAACAGACGATCATCCTGCCTTCTCCTTTACACCGCTCAACAAAAGCGCCCGTGTACTATATTTTATATCCTTGTTGCCACCCGCGCTCCAGGCATGCATTTTCTCGAGGTTCTCGGCTTCGAACAAGGCCGTCTTCGCAAGGGAATGTTCCCCCTGTGATAACAGGTGTGTGGCAAGGTTTTTTAGATGGCGGACTGCCGTATCAAATTGACCCGCATCCGCCGCCTCGCGTGCGCGTTCCTGCATCCGATACAAGGTAAGGCGCGCGAGCGCGCTCAAAATCCGGGTCGGCGGTGGATCCGCTGAAGGGTTTTGCTGCACCGCACGGGTGAGGTGCAAACGAATCGGCGGAACCGGTGTGGGCCGGGCCGTAATGGAAGTCTTCAATGTGCCGCTTAATAACGTCGCAATATCATCGTCGCCCAAGGCGCCCGGGCTGACGAGAAACTCAAACAAGACTTGCAGCGGCGCGTCCCGCAAAATCGGGCCCAGATGCATGGGCATTTCAATCTCGACGGAACCGCCTTCGGGCTGCAGGCGAAACGCGTAATTTATCTTGACGTTTTCCTGCTCCGTGAATTCCAGCAGGACTTCATCTGCATATGTGCTGATCAGGGCTTTAAATTTCTCGACAAGCAGATGCTCAATATCCTTTGGTTTTGAGATGTAGGCGGAGGAGCCGCCCGTTTTGCTGGCAAGTGCATCAAGAAAGATATCGTTCCATTCATGTCCAATGCCCATGCCGGTGATGCCCACGTTTTGAGCGGCGGCCTCCTCGGCCAGCTTGAGGCATGCCTGTTCATCTCCATAGGTTTGCCCGTCGGTCAGCAAAATAACATGGTTGACACGTGAGGGATCCAGGGTGCGGCGGATTTCCTTCAGTCCCGCCTCCAGCCCGGTGTAAATCTCCGTGGCACCGGATGCCTGCATCATTTGAATGCGCCCCTCCTGCATCTTTTTATCCAGTTTGATCGAGGCGGGGATAATCACTTCAGCGCGGTCGCTAAACGCAACCATGCTCAGCACATCCTCAGGGCGCAGACTGCGCAACAATTGGATGGCGGTGGCTTTTACAATATCCAATTTTTCGCCCTGCATGGATGTGGAGCGGTCCAGGACAAGGCAAATATTCAAGGGCGGGGATGGGATGGTTGTTTTTTCCTCGCGAGGGCCGACTTCCAGCAATACATAAATCAATTGGGGTTCACCCAGCTTCACAAGGTTCGGGCGGCTGAAAAAAACCTCATGTTTGATGACCGTGTTGCCTTCAACATCGGGGGGTAGTGTCGCATCATACATACTGCGCCGCTTGGGATTTGAAAGCACCTCATAGGCCTGCTGTGTCTCCAGAAACAGCTCGGTTTCACCCGCGGCAACGTTTTTATCCGGATGCAGGCGCTGGGCGGCTTCAAAATAGGCACGCTTAATCTCCTCCTGTGATGCATCACGGAAGACACCCAGGATCGCGTAATAATCCGGCTTGCTGGATGACATTTTTACCCAATCAATTGTGTGAGAATGACGGTTATGTTATCCGGACCGCCGGCCGCATTGGCCGCTTCGACCAGGCCCTGGCAGGCACGGTGAAGGTTTGGCGCTTCCGTCACAATCCGGAAAATATCCTTTTCGTTGACAACCCCCCACAGACCGTCACTGCATATCATCAGATATCCCCCCTGCGGGAATGGGATGGTAAAGATATCGGCTTCGAGTGATTCACCCTGACCCAGGGCACGGATCAAGACATTGCGATGGGGAAAATTATCAACCTCATCCTTGTTGAGGTGCCCCAATTCTTCAAGGCGTTTGACCAGCGAATGGTCGCGGGTAAGCGGCTGAACCCTTCCATCAGGATAGATGGAATAGGCCCGGCTGTCGCCAACATGCGCGATCGTCACCTGCTGCCCCAACACCAGCGCGGCAGTGACCGTTGTGCCGCTGCCCGGCGCCTCGCGCTGGACGTATTGATGCGCCTCCATAATGGATGTTTCGATCACCTCCTGCAATGAGTCTTCAAGAGGCTGGGTGGGCAGCTTATATAGGTAGGAATGAAACTTTTTGGTGATGTTGCCGCCCATAATGCGGATGGCGGCATTGCTCGCCACTTCGCCAAATTGATGTCCGCCCATTCCATCAGCGACAATATACAACCCAAAGGGGACATTCTCCACGCTACCGGAGATCGTGGAGGTCAGCGCAAGTACGCTGTCTTCATTGTGATCACGCTGCTTTCCAACCGATTGCCCAACCCCGGCAATAAGCTGCCTCATTTCATATTTCAAACTCTGACTGGCGATAATGGAATTAATCTGCTGATCCGTAAGAGGAGCAGTCGTGGCCGAATCCACCTGTTTCTGTTGGGTTTGCGGTTGCGGTTGTTTGTGCTTTTCGGGGTCTTTCTTTTCACCAAATAGTTTTCGAAAAAAATCAGCCACAAGAACTCCTTTTAGGCGAACAGAGCATAGACGTGATGGTCTGTTGAACCAAAATAAACAATATCGTCAAACACCACCGGGGAACCGGTGATTGCACTTTGTGTTTCGAACTTCCAGCGCAGACGGCCCGTGCGATATTCCAGACAATACATAGTGCCATCCACAGAGCCGCAATACACTGAATCCTTGTAAACGGCCGGCGAACTGCTTACCTGGTTCTCGGTGCGGAAACGCCAGACTTCCTTGGAGGTCCGTATATTCACGCAATAAAGAAACCCATCCGCCGCGCCGACAAATATGAAATCATCCGCAATCGCCGGGGACGAAACGGAACCTTTTCCAAGGCGGTACTTCCAGATTGCCCAGCCGTTCATTAAATCCAATGAATATAGGGTGCTATCCAGGGAAGTAAAATAAATTGCCTGCCCCTTATCGATCGGGGAGGACGTGACGGAACGCTTGGCTTGAAAACGCCATTTCAGTTCACCGCGGAAATCGAGGGCGTAAAAGGAACCGGCTTCCGTGCCAAAATAAACCATTTCATTTGAAACCAACGGTGTGGAATGGATCGGTGCATCCGTGGAAAACTTCCAGACTGCGCGCCCCGTATTGACGTTTACTGCATGAAGGTCCTGGTCGTCCGAACCAAAAAAAATGTGTCCCTCTGCAATTCGCGGTGAGGAATAGATTTTCCCTTCCGTGAAGTACGTCCACACCACTTTGCCGGTGCGTGCGCTGACCACATGCAAACGCTGGTCTTCAGAACAGAAAAATACATTATTATCATAAACCAGCGGGCGGGAAACGATTCCTCCCTCCGCCGGGTACTTCCATTGGAATTGCCCGTCCGCCGCATTCAAGGTATACAGGTTATTGTCGTAACAGCCGATATATAAAACGCCCTGATTCAAAAATGGCGTGCCGCGGATTTCGTCCTCACATTTAAATGACCAGAGTGGTTTAATCCCGCCAGTGCCAGCCGGCAGGGCGGAGGTGATCTTGGAAAGCGCACCCGTCTTGCGCGCCACACCCATCAGCGCATCCTTCATCGCGTCAGCGCTGGGGAAACGGTCTGCCGGGTTGTATTCTAGGGCCGTGTTGATTACCGCTTCAAATTCAGTGGAAACATTGGAATTAATCCTCCGCACAGGACGTTCTGCAAAGGAAAAGGGCGGCTCAAGGCGCGGATCGCGGCGCGTAATGGTGTGATGCAATGTTGCGCCCATCGAATAAATATCCGCGATCGGCGTGGCTTCCCCGCGATACTGCTCGGGTGGGGAATATCCCTCAGTACCGATCATCGTCCCCTTCTGTCCGGTTTGGAATCTCTTGGCAATGCCAAAATCCACAAGCACCACATCCCCGTTATGGTTGATCATCACATTGGAAGGCTTCATATCGCGGAAGATAATCGGGTCGGGTTTATGCCCATGCAGATAAGCCAGCACATCACAAAGCTGGATCGCCCAACTGATCACCTGGTCTTCCGGCAAAAAACCAGTCGAATCACTGATTACAGTTTCAAGGTCCTTGCCATGGATAAAT of Anaerolineales bacterium contains these proteins:
- a CDS encoding FHA domain-containing protein, yielding MIVCSSCKHANMDGAMFCAECGAQLVGKDSFTTQTISDDKFRDSKVSTGDLYQSFDGGEAWGSLHLLDTGQVLPLSSGNEFTIGRISEGQPIMPDIDLSPYKAYAAGVSRLHAVIKRDGARLIFMDLGSANGTYINGKKLSPNVEQNLNNGDIIALGKMKIQILLEDK
- a CDS encoding DnaJ domain-containing protein — encoded protein: MSSSKPDYYAILGVFRDASQEEIKRAYFEAAQRLHPDKNVAAGETELFLETQQAYEVLSNPKRRSMYDATLPPDVEGNTVIKHEVFFSRPNLVKLGEPQLIYVLLEVGPREEKTTIPSPPLNICLVLDRSTSMQGEKLDIVKATAIQLLRSLRPEDVLSMVAFSDRAEVIIPASIKLDKKMQEGRIQMMQASGATEIYTGLEAGLKEIRRTLDPSRVNHVILLTDGQTYGDEQACLKLAEEAAAQNVGITGMGIGHEWNDIFLDALASKTGGSSAYISKPKDIEHLLVEKFKALISTYADEVLLEFTEQENVKINYAFRLQPEGGSVEIEMPMHLGPILRDAPLQVLFEFLVSPGALGDDDIATLLSGTLKTSITARPTPVPPIRLHLTRAVQQNPSADPPPTRILSALARLTLYRMQERAREAADAGQFDTAVRHLKNLATHLLSQGEHSLAKTALFEAENLEKMHAWSAGGNKDIKYSTRALLLSGVKEKAG
- a CDS encoding protein phosphatase 2C domain-containing protein, with amino-acid sequence MADFFRKLFGEKKDPEKHKQPQPQTQQKQVDSATTAPLTDQQINSIIASQSLKYEMRQLIAGVGQSVGKQRDHNEDSVLALTSTISGSVENVPFGLYIVADGMGGHQFGEVASNAAIRIMGGNITKKFHSYLYKLPTQPLEDSLQEVIETSIMEAHQYVQREAPGSGTTVTAALVLGQQVTIAHVGDSRAYSIYPDGRVQPLTRDHSLVKRLEELGHLNKDEVDNFPHRNVLIRALGQGESLEADIFTIPFPQGGYLMICSDGLWGVVNEKDIFRIVTEAPNLHRACQGLVEAANAAGGPDNITVILTQLIG
- a CDS encoding serine/threonine-protein kinase — its product is MTLVNRYNIQDVIGVGGMGSVYRARDLHFPNVVKLVAVKEMINLAPDPLVRQTIVENFEREANMLATLNHPSIPRIYDYFTHNDHSYLVLEFIHGKDLETVISDSTGFLPEDQVISWAIQLCDVLAYLHGHKPDPIIFRDMKPSNVMINHNGDVVLVDFGIAKRFQTGQKGTMIGTEGYSPPEQYRGEATPIADIYSMGATLHHTITRRDPRLEPPFSFAERPVRRINSNVSTEFEAVINTALEYNPADRFPSADAMKDALMGVARKTGALSKITSALPAGTGGIKPLWSFKCEDEIRGTPFLNQGVLYIGCYDNNLYTLNAADGQFQWKYPAEGGIVSRPLVYDNNVFFCSEDQRLHVVSARTGKVVWTYFTEGKIYSSPRIAEGHIFFGSDDQDLHAVNVNTGRAVWKFSTDAPIHSTPLVSNEMVYFGTEAGSFYALDFRGELKWRFQAKRSVTSSPIDKGQAIYFTSLDSTLYSLDLMNGWAIWKYRLGKGSVSSPAIADDFIFVGAADGFLYCVNIRTSKEVWRFRTENQVSSSPAVYKDSVYCGSVDGTMYCLEYRTGRLRWKFETQSAITGSPVVFDDIVYFGSTDHHVYALFA